The following coding sequences are from one Diospyros lotus cultivar Yz01 chromosome 7, ASM1463336v1, whole genome shotgun sequence window:
- the LOC127805900 gene encoding receptor like protein 21-like isoform X3 — MISTTPHSIWLWMMTMVMSVLMNEMYCRGCWEQERIALLHLKASINYPNGNSLPSWVDNKSSNCCQWERVECSNTSSRVIQLSLNQTRDWESRKDWYFNTSLLLPFKEIKTLELSGNALVDWVENEGFEKLSTLTNFEVLDLSDNWINNSKILKFIGGIPSLKSLNLGENRLGSSVDLTSFEKFSTLTNLEVLDLSFTWINNFEILEFIGGISSLKSLNLGGNSLGSSVNLTSFKKFSMLTNLEILDLNDNNMSNSKMLEFIGGISSLKSLNLGMNYLGSLVDLTSFKKFSMLTNLKVLDLSSNGINNSKILEFIGGMSSLKSLNLQYNSLGSSVDLTSWNQQSKLKNLEVLDLSYNFITNILWSSFKEFSSLKILDLSWNYMNESISIQDLENVSHLEELYLDSATLPNDFLSNIGVMTSLQVLSLTSSGLIGTLPSHQGLCELKTLQEIDLNSNGLRGHLPWCLGNLTSLRFLDISRNQLTGNIALSPLANIISLEYLMLSNNKFLVPISFKSYYNLSKLMVLESVNNILLKEEDILGSAPSFQLVRIHLSSSEHGRNTSMSLPKFFYYQNQLKMVKLSGFDFGGTFPRWLLENNTRLLTLTLTKNLISKPFQLPSSPMTELVTLDISNNNFCGAIPYKIGSSFPKLKLLNMSRNNFEGMIPSSLGDITSLSILDLSNNQLSNKIPVHLAIGCSSLEVLKLSSNNLTGPILPPQNNLPNLRLLLLDDNKFTEIPHYLSNSSGLQMLNLSHNHLGGMFPVEFCQFDGLQLLDLSDNNFTGTIPSCFNVKNLEQIHLSNNMLNGPFPEVFHRLINNLKLIELSNNHFNGSIPNWIDSLSWLRILILKNNHFENNIPYQICHLSRLTLIDLSSNKFSGNIPSCFNNIPFDIEKELEVLTLSIILIVEAPLKSNLKIYSHRGYSMLGITDDIFPANQTFFSLQVEFTTKGMALLFTGEPLLLFSAIDLSNNKLVGHIPLEIGNLSKIKALNLSYNNLIGGIPTTFSKLQNIESLDLSHNNLNGNIPSQLTDLYSLVTFNVSYNNFSGRIPQATNQFGTFDSSSYIENPFLCGEPLPNNCIDSPPLVPSANNNASHVVSNFIDMNTFYTSFVGSYIAILLAIAVILYINPHWRRAWFHVIEVFIISSYYFVVDHM, encoded by the exons ATGATAAGTACTACACCTCATTCTATTTGGTTGTGGATGATGACGATGGTAATGTCAGtgttgatgaatgaaatgtattgTCGTGGGTGTTGGGAGCAAGAAAGGATCGCTCTGCTGCATCTCAAAGCTTCCATCAACTACCCCAATGGCAACTCTTTGCCTTCTTGGGTGGATAATAAATCATCCAATTGCTGTCAATGGGAAAGAGTTGAATGCAGCAACACTTCAAGCCGAGTCATTCAACTCTCTCTTAATCAAACAAGAGATTGGGAATCTAGAAAAGATTGGTATTTCAATACTTCTTTGCTTCTTCCCTTTAAAGAGATCAAGACTCTTGAATTAAGTGGCAATGCATTAGTCGATTGGGTTGAGAATGAAG GTTTTGAAAAACTTTCTACGTTGACCAATTTTGAAGTTCTTGATTTGAGTGATAATTGGATTAATAActccaaaattctaaaatttattggTGGAATTCCATCTTTAAAGTCTCTAAATCTTGGAGAAAATAGATTGGGAAGCTCGGTTGATTTGACAA gttttgaaaaattttctaCGCTAACCAatcttgaagttcttgatttGAGTTTCACTTGGATTAATAATTTCGAAATTCTAGAATTTATTGGTGGAATTTCATCTTTAAAGTCTCTAAATCTTGGAGGTAATAGCTTGGGAAGCTCAGTTAATTTGACAA GTTTCAAAAAATTTTCTATGTTGACCAATCTTGAAATTCTTGATTTGAATGATAACAACATGAGTAACTCCAAAATGCTAGAATTTATTGGCGGAATTTCATCTTTAAAGTCTCTAAATCTTGGAATGAATTACTTGGGAAGCTTGGTTGATTTGACAA GTTTCAAAAAATTTTCTATGTTAACTAATCTTAAAGTTCTTGATTTGAGTTCTAACGGCATCAATAACTCcaaaattctagaatttattGGTGGAATGTCATCTTTAAAGTCTCTAAATCTTCAATACAATAGCTTGGGAAGCTCGGTTGATTTGACAA GTTGGaaccaacaatcaaaattgAAGAATCTAGAAGTTCTTGATTTATCTTATAATTTCATAACCAACATCCTATGGTCTTCTTTTAAAGAATTTTCCTCGTTGAAAATATTGGATTTGTCTTGGAACTACATGAACGAAAGTATTTCTATTCAAG ACTTAGAAAACGTGAGCCACTTGGAAGAATTGTACTTGGACAGTGCTACCCTACctaatgattttctttcaaacattGGTGTCATGACTTCACTTCAAGTTTTGTCATTGACTTCGTCAGGACTCATTGGGACCCTCCCCTCTCATCaag GTTTGTGTGAATTGAAGACTCTTCAAGAGATTGACTTGAACTCTAATGGATTAAGGGGTCACTTGCCTTGGTGCTTGGGAAACTTAACATCTCTTAGATTTCTAGATATCTCTCGCAACCAGTTAACTGGGAACATTGCATTGTCTCCTCTTGCCAATATCATATCCTTAGAATATCTTATGCtttcaaataacaaatttctAGTCCCAATCTCATTCAAGTCATATTACAACCTCTCCAAACTTATGGTCCTGGAAAGTGTCAACAACATTCTTTTGAAAGAAGAGGACATTCTTGGCTCAGCCCCAAGTTTCCAATTGGTTCGAATCCATCTTTCTAGTTCTGAACATGGGAGAAACACTTCGATGTCTCTGCCCAAATTTTTCTACTATCAAAATCAACTCAAAATGGTTAAGCTCTCTGGATTTGATTTTGGAGGAACATTCCCaaggtggttgttggagaataaTACTAGACTACTAACACTTACCCTAacaaagaatttaatttctaaacctTTCCAATTGCCCTCATCTCCAATGACAGAACTTGTAACATTAGATATCTCCAACAATAATTTTTGTGGTGCCATCCCATACAAGATTGGTAGTTCTTTCCCCAAGTTAAAATTGCTAAACATGTCTAGAAATAACTTTGAAGGCATGATTCCATCTTCATTAGGTGACATAACCTCTCTATCTATTCTAGACTTGTCAAATAACCAATTATCCAATAAAATTCCTGTACATTTAGCAATAGGTTGTAGCTCCTTGGAAGTGCTAAAACTATCAAGCAACAACTTGACAGGCCCTATACTACCCCCTCAAAATAACTTGCCAAACTTACGGCTGTTGCTTTTGGATGATAATAAGTTCACAGAAATCCCACACTACTTATCCAACAGTAGTGGCTTGCAAATGTTGAATCTTAGCCATAATCATCTTGGAGGTATGTTTCCTGTTGAGTTTTGTCAATTTGATGGACTACAACTATTGGATCTTTCTGATAACAATTTCACTGGGACAATACCATCTTGCTTCAATGTGAAAAACCTAGAGCAAATTCATCTATCCAATAATATGCTAAATGGACCATTTCCTGAGGTGTTTCATCGATTAATAaacaacttaaaattaatagaactttcaaataaccattttaatggCAGCATTCCAAATTGGATCGACAGTCTTTCATGGTTAAGAATTCTTATCTTGAAAAATAACCACTTTGAAAATAATATCCCATATCAAATTTGCCACTTGTCTAGATTAACCTTGATTGATCTTTCTTCCAATAAGTTTTCGGGCAACATTCCTAGTTGCTTCAATAATATCCCATTTGATATAGAAAAGGAATTAGAAGTGTTGACTCTTTCAATTATTCTAATTGTGGAAGCACCCTTGAAGTCTAACCTAAAGATTTATAGTCATCGTGGTTACTCAATGCTTGGTATCACAGACGACATCTTTCCCGCAAATCAAACATTTTTCTCATTACAAGTGGAGTTCACAACCAAAGGAATGGCCTTGCTCTTCACAGGAGAGCCTTTGTTACTTTTTTCAGCAATTGATCTATCCAACAACAAATTAGTTGGCCACATACCACTTGAAATTGGCAACCTTAGCAAAATCAAAGCACTGAACCTTTCCTACAACAACCTGATTGGAGGAATCCCCACAACATTTTCCAAGTTACAGAATATAGAGAGTTTGGATCTTTCTCACAATAACTTAAATGGGAATATCCCCTCTCAGCTTACTGATCTATACTCACTGGTGACGTTCAATGTGTCTTACAACAACTTTAGTGGAAGGATACCTCAAGCAACAAACCAATTTGGAACTTTCGACTCAAGTAGCTATATTGAGAATCCATTTCTTTGTGGAGAACCATTACCAAATAATTGCATTGATTCACCTCCATTAGTTCCATCAGCCAATAATAATGCAAGTCATGTGGTATCAAACTTTATCGATATGAACACTTTTTATACAAGCTTTGTAGGGTCTTACATAGCTATTTTACTAGCTATTGCggtaattttgtatataaatccACATTGGAGACGGGCATGGTTCCATGTTATTGAGGTTTTCATCATCTCTAGCTACTACTTTGTTGTGGA
- the LOC127805900 gene encoding receptor-like protein 56 isoform X4, translated as MISTTPHSIWLWMMTMVMSVLMNEMYCRGCWEQERIALLHLKASINYPNGNSLPSWVDNKSSNCCQWERVECSNTSSRVIQLSLNQTRDWESRKDWYFNTSLLLPFKEIKTLELSGNALVDWVENEGFEKLSTLTNFEVLDLSDNWINNSKILKFIGGIPSLKSLNLGENRLGSSVDLTSFEKFSTLTNLEVLDLSFTWINNFEILEFIGGISSLKSLNLGGNSLGSSVNLTSFKKFSMLTNLKVLDLSSNGINNSKILEFIGGMSSLKSLNLQYNSLGSSVDLTSWNQQSKLKNLEVLDLSYNFITNILWSSFKEFSSLKILDLSWNYMNESISIQDLENVSHLEELYLDSATLPNDFLSNIGVMTSLQVLSLTSSGLIGTLPSHQGLCELKTLQEIDLNSNGLRGHLPWCLGNLTSLRFLDISRNQLTGNIALSPLANIISLEYLMLSNNKFLVPISFKSYYNLSKLMVLESVNNILLKEEDILGSAPSFQLVRIHLSSSEHGRNTSMSLPKFFYYQNQLKMVKLSGFDFGGTFPRWLLENNTRLLTLTLTKNLISKPFQLPSSPMTELVTLDISNNNFCGAIPYKIGSSFPKLKLLNMSRNNFEGMIPSSLGDITSLSILDLSNNQLSNKIPVHLAIGCSSLEVLKLSSNNLTGPILPPQNNLPNLRLLLLDDNKFTEIPHYLSNSSGLQMLNLSHNHLGGMFPVEFCQFDGLQLLDLSDNNFTGTIPSCFNVKNLEQIHLSNNMLNGPFPEVFHRLINNLKLIELSNNHFNGSIPNWIDSLSWLRILILKNNHFENNIPYQICHLSRLTLIDLSSNKFSGNIPSCFNNIPFDIEKELEVLTLSIILIVEAPLKSNLKIYSHRGYSMLGITDDIFPANQTFFSLQVEFTTKGMALLFTGEPLLLFSAIDLSNNKLVGHIPLEIGNLSKIKALNLSYNNLIGGIPTTFSKLQNIESLDLSHNNLNGNIPSQLTDLYSLVTFNVSYNNFSGRIPQATNQFGTFDSSSYIENPFLCGEPLPNNCIDSPPLVPSANNNASHVVSNFIDMNTFYTSFVGSYIAILLAIAVILYINPHWRRAWFHVIEVFIISSYYFVVDHM; from the exons ATGATAAGTACTACACCTCATTCTATTTGGTTGTGGATGATGACGATGGTAATGTCAGtgttgatgaatgaaatgtattgTCGTGGGTGTTGGGAGCAAGAAAGGATCGCTCTGCTGCATCTCAAAGCTTCCATCAACTACCCCAATGGCAACTCTTTGCCTTCTTGGGTGGATAATAAATCATCCAATTGCTGTCAATGGGAAAGAGTTGAATGCAGCAACACTTCAAGCCGAGTCATTCAACTCTCTCTTAATCAAACAAGAGATTGGGAATCTAGAAAAGATTGGTATTTCAATACTTCTTTGCTTCTTCCCTTTAAAGAGATCAAGACTCTTGAATTAAGTGGCAATGCATTAGTCGATTGGGTTGAGAATGAAG GTTTTGAAAAACTTTCTACGTTGACCAATTTTGAAGTTCTTGATTTGAGTGATAATTGGATTAATAActccaaaattctaaaatttattggTGGAATTCCATCTTTAAAGTCTCTAAATCTTGGAGAAAATAGATTGGGAAGCTCGGTTGATTTGACAA gttttgaaaaattttctaCGCTAACCAatcttgaagttcttgatttGAGTTTCACTTGGATTAATAATTTCGAAATTCTAGAATTTATTGGTGGAATTTCATCTTTAAAGTCTCTAAATCTTGGAGGTAATAGCTTGGGAAGCTCAGTTAATTTGACAA GTTTCAAAAAATTTTCTATGTTAACTAATCTTAAAGTTCTTGATTTGAGTTCTAACGGCATCAATAACTCcaaaattctagaatttattGGTGGAATGTCATCTTTAAAGTCTCTAAATCTTCAATACAATAGCTTGGGAAGCTCGGTTGATTTGACAA GTTGGaaccaacaatcaaaattgAAGAATCTAGAAGTTCTTGATTTATCTTATAATTTCATAACCAACATCCTATGGTCTTCTTTTAAAGAATTTTCCTCGTTGAAAATATTGGATTTGTCTTGGAACTACATGAACGAAAGTATTTCTATTCAAG ACTTAGAAAACGTGAGCCACTTGGAAGAATTGTACTTGGACAGTGCTACCCTACctaatgattttctttcaaacattGGTGTCATGACTTCACTTCAAGTTTTGTCATTGACTTCGTCAGGACTCATTGGGACCCTCCCCTCTCATCaag GTTTGTGTGAATTGAAGACTCTTCAAGAGATTGACTTGAACTCTAATGGATTAAGGGGTCACTTGCCTTGGTGCTTGGGAAACTTAACATCTCTTAGATTTCTAGATATCTCTCGCAACCAGTTAACTGGGAACATTGCATTGTCTCCTCTTGCCAATATCATATCCTTAGAATATCTTATGCtttcaaataacaaatttctAGTCCCAATCTCATTCAAGTCATATTACAACCTCTCCAAACTTATGGTCCTGGAAAGTGTCAACAACATTCTTTTGAAAGAAGAGGACATTCTTGGCTCAGCCCCAAGTTTCCAATTGGTTCGAATCCATCTTTCTAGTTCTGAACATGGGAGAAACACTTCGATGTCTCTGCCCAAATTTTTCTACTATCAAAATCAACTCAAAATGGTTAAGCTCTCTGGATTTGATTTTGGAGGAACATTCCCaaggtggttgttggagaataaTACTAGACTACTAACACTTACCCTAacaaagaatttaatttctaaacctTTCCAATTGCCCTCATCTCCAATGACAGAACTTGTAACATTAGATATCTCCAACAATAATTTTTGTGGTGCCATCCCATACAAGATTGGTAGTTCTTTCCCCAAGTTAAAATTGCTAAACATGTCTAGAAATAACTTTGAAGGCATGATTCCATCTTCATTAGGTGACATAACCTCTCTATCTATTCTAGACTTGTCAAATAACCAATTATCCAATAAAATTCCTGTACATTTAGCAATAGGTTGTAGCTCCTTGGAAGTGCTAAAACTATCAAGCAACAACTTGACAGGCCCTATACTACCCCCTCAAAATAACTTGCCAAACTTACGGCTGTTGCTTTTGGATGATAATAAGTTCACAGAAATCCCACACTACTTATCCAACAGTAGTGGCTTGCAAATGTTGAATCTTAGCCATAATCATCTTGGAGGTATGTTTCCTGTTGAGTTTTGTCAATTTGATGGACTACAACTATTGGATCTTTCTGATAACAATTTCACTGGGACAATACCATCTTGCTTCAATGTGAAAAACCTAGAGCAAATTCATCTATCCAATAATATGCTAAATGGACCATTTCCTGAGGTGTTTCATCGATTAATAaacaacttaaaattaatagaactttcaaataaccattttaatggCAGCATTCCAAATTGGATCGACAGTCTTTCATGGTTAAGAATTCTTATCTTGAAAAATAACCACTTTGAAAATAATATCCCATATCAAATTTGCCACTTGTCTAGATTAACCTTGATTGATCTTTCTTCCAATAAGTTTTCGGGCAACATTCCTAGTTGCTTCAATAATATCCCATTTGATATAGAAAAGGAATTAGAAGTGTTGACTCTTTCAATTATTCTAATTGTGGAAGCACCCTTGAAGTCTAACCTAAAGATTTATAGTCATCGTGGTTACTCAATGCTTGGTATCACAGACGACATCTTTCCCGCAAATCAAACATTTTTCTCATTACAAGTGGAGTTCACAACCAAAGGAATGGCCTTGCTCTTCACAGGAGAGCCTTTGTTACTTTTTTCAGCAATTGATCTATCCAACAACAAATTAGTTGGCCACATACCACTTGAAATTGGCAACCTTAGCAAAATCAAAGCACTGAACCTTTCCTACAACAACCTGATTGGAGGAATCCCCACAACATTTTCCAAGTTACAGAATATAGAGAGTTTGGATCTTTCTCACAATAACTTAAATGGGAATATCCCCTCTCAGCTTACTGATCTATACTCACTGGTGACGTTCAATGTGTCTTACAACAACTTTAGTGGAAGGATACCTCAAGCAACAAACCAATTTGGAACTTTCGACTCAAGTAGCTATATTGAGAATCCATTTCTTTGTGGAGAACCATTACCAAATAATTGCATTGATTCACCTCCATTAGTTCCATCAGCCAATAATAATGCAAGTCATGTGGTATCAAACTTTATCGATATGAACACTTTTTATACAAGCTTTGTAGGGTCTTACATAGCTATTTTACTAGCTATTGCggtaattttgtatataaatccACATTGGAGACGGGCATGGTTCCATGTTATTGAGGTTTTCATCATCTCTAGCTACTACTTTGTTGTGGA
- the LOC127805900 gene encoding receptor-like protein 56 isoform X6: MISTTPHSIWLWMMTMVMSVLMNEMYCRGCWEQERIALLHLKASINYPNGNSLPSWVDNKSSNCCQWERVECSNTSSRVIQLSLNQTRDWESRKDWYFNTSLLLPFKEIKTLELSGNALVDWVENEGFEKLSTLTNFEVLDLSDNWINNSKILKFIGGIPSLKSLNLGENRLGSSVDLTSWNQQSKLKNLEVLDLSYNFITNILWSSFKEFSSLKILDLSWNYMNESISIQDLENVSHLEELYLDSATLPNDFLSNIGVMTSLQVLSLTSSGLIGTLPSHQGLCELKTLQEIDLNSNGLRGHLPWCLGNLTSLRFLDISRNQLTGNIALSPLANIISLEYLMLSNNKFLVPISFKSYYNLSKLMVLESVNNILLKEEDILGSAPSFQLVRIHLSSSEHGRNTSMSLPKFFYYQNQLKMVKLSGFDFGGTFPRWLLENNTRLLTLTLTKNLISKPFQLPSSPMTELVTLDISNNNFCGAIPYKIGSSFPKLKLLNMSRNNFEGMIPSSLGDITSLSILDLSNNQLSNKIPVHLAIGCSSLEVLKLSSNNLTGPILPPQNNLPNLRLLLLDDNKFTEIPHYLSNSSGLQMLNLSHNHLGGMFPVEFCQFDGLQLLDLSDNNFTGTIPSCFNVKNLEQIHLSNNMLNGPFPEVFHRLINNLKLIELSNNHFNGSIPNWIDSLSWLRILILKNNHFENNIPYQICHLSRLTLIDLSSNKFSGNIPSCFNNIPFDIEKELEVLTLSIILIVEAPLKSNLKIYSHRGYSMLGITDDIFPANQTFFSLQVEFTTKGMALLFTGEPLLLFSAIDLSNNKLVGHIPLEIGNLSKIKALNLSYNNLIGGIPTTFSKLQNIESLDLSHNNLNGNIPSQLTDLYSLVTFNVSYNNFSGRIPQATNQFGTFDSSSYIENPFLCGEPLPNNCIDSPPLVPSANNNASHVVSNFIDMNTFYTSFVGSYIAILLAIAVILYINPHWRRAWFHVIEVFIISSYYFVVDHM; this comes from the exons ATGATAAGTACTACACCTCATTCTATTTGGTTGTGGATGATGACGATGGTAATGTCAGtgttgatgaatgaaatgtattgTCGTGGGTGTTGGGAGCAAGAAAGGATCGCTCTGCTGCATCTCAAAGCTTCCATCAACTACCCCAATGGCAACTCTTTGCCTTCTTGGGTGGATAATAAATCATCCAATTGCTGTCAATGGGAAAGAGTTGAATGCAGCAACACTTCAAGCCGAGTCATTCAACTCTCTCTTAATCAAACAAGAGATTGGGAATCTAGAAAAGATTGGTATTTCAATACTTCTTTGCTTCTTCCCTTTAAAGAGATCAAGACTCTTGAATTAAGTGGCAATGCATTAGTCGATTGGGTTGAGAATGAAG GTTTTGAAAAACTTTCTACGTTGACCAATTTTGAAGTTCTTGATTTGAGTGATAATTGGATTAATAActccaaaattctaaaatttattggTGGAATTCCATCTTTAAAGTCTCTAAATCTTGGAGAAAATAGATTGGGAAGCTCGGTTGATTTGACAA GTTGGaaccaacaatcaaaattgAAGAATCTAGAAGTTCTTGATTTATCTTATAATTTCATAACCAACATCCTATGGTCTTCTTTTAAAGAATTTTCCTCGTTGAAAATATTGGATTTGTCTTGGAACTACATGAACGAAAGTATTTCTATTCAAG ACTTAGAAAACGTGAGCCACTTGGAAGAATTGTACTTGGACAGTGCTACCCTACctaatgattttctttcaaacattGGTGTCATGACTTCACTTCAAGTTTTGTCATTGACTTCGTCAGGACTCATTGGGACCCTCCCCTCTCATCaag GTTTGTGTGAATTGAAGACTCTTCAAGAGATTGACTTGAACTCTAATGGATTAAGGGGTCACTTGCCTTGGTGCTTGGGAAACTTAACATCTCTTAGATTTCTAGATATCTCTCGCAACCAGTTAACTGGGAACATTGCATTGTCTCCTCTTGCCAATATCATATCCTTAGAATATCTTATGCtttcaaataacaaatttctAGTCCCAATCTCATTCAAGTCATATTACAACCTCTCCAAACTTATGGTCCTGGAAAGTGTCAACAACATTCTTTTGAAAGAAGAGGACATTCTTGGCTCAGCCCCAAGTTTCCAATTGGTTCGAATCCATCTTTCTAGTTCTGAACATGGGAGAAACACTTCGATGTCTCTGCCCAAATTTTTCTACTATCAAAATCAACTCAAAATGGTTAAGCTCTCTGGATTTGATTTTGGAGGAACATTCCCaaggtggttgttggagaataaTACTAGACTACTAACACTTACCCTAacaaagaatttaatttctaaacctTTCCAATTGCCCTCATCTCCAATGACAGAACTTGTAACATTAGATATCTCCAACAATAATTTTTGTGGTGCCATCCCATACAAGATTGGTAGTTCTTTCCCCAAGTTAAAATTGCTAAACATGTCTAGAAATAACTTTGAAGGCATGATTCCATCTTCATTAGGTGACATAACCTCTCTATCTATTCTAGACTTGTCAAATAACCAATTATCCAATAAAATTCCTGTACATTTAGCAATAGGTTGTAGCTCCTTGGAAGTGCTAAAACTATCAAGCAACAACTTGACAGGCCCTATACTACCCCCTCAAAATAACTTGCCAAACTTACGGCTGTTGCTTTTGGATGATAATAAGTTCACAGAAATCCCACACTACTTATCCAACAGTAGTGGCTTGCAAATGTTGAATCTTAGCCATAATCATCTTGGAGGTATGTTTCCTGTTGAGTTTTGTCAATTTGATGGACTACAACTATTGGATCTTTCTGATAACAATTTCACTGGGACAATACCATCTTGCTTCAATGTGAAAAACCTAGAGCAAATTCATCTATCCAATAATATGCTAAATGGACCATTTCCTGAGGTGTTTCATCGATTAATAaacaacttaaaattaatagaactttcaaataaccattttaatggCAGCATTCCAAATTGGATCGACAGTCTTTCATGGTTAAGAATTCTTATCTTGAAAAATAACCACTTTGAAAATAATATCCCATATCAAATTTGCCACTTGTCTAGATTAACCTTGATTGATCTTTCTTCCAATAAGTTTTCGGGCAACATTCCTAGTTGCTTCAATAATATCCCATTTGATATAGAAAAGGAATTAGAAGTGTTGACTCTTTCAATTATTCTAATTGTGGAAGCACCCTTGAAGTCTAACCTAAAGATTTATAGTCATCGTGGTTACTCAATGCTTGGTATCACAGACGACATCTTTCCCGCAAATCAAACATTTTTCTCATTACAAGTGGAGTTCACAACCAAAGGAATGGCCTTGCTCTTCACAGGAGAGCCTTTGTTACTTTTTTCAGCAATTGATCTATCCAACAACAAATTAGTTGGCCACATACCACTTGAAATTGGCAACCTTAGCAAAATCAAAGCACTGAACCTTTCCTACAACAACCTGATTGGAGGAATCCCCACAACATTTTCCAAGTTACAGAATATAGAGAGTTTGGATCTTTCTCACAATAACTTAAATGGGAATATCCCCTCTCAGCTTACTGATCTATACTCACTGGTGACGTTCAATGTGTCTTACAACAACTTTAGTGGAAGGATACCTCAAGCAACAAACCAATTTGGAACTTTCGACTCAAGTAGCTATATTGAGAATCCATTTCTTTGTGGAGAACCATTACCAAATAATTGCATTGATTCACCTCCATTAGTTCCATCAGCCAATAATAATGCAAGTCATGTGGTATCAAACTTTATCGATATGAACACTTTTTATACAAGCTTTGTAGGGTCTTACATAGCTATTTTACTAGCTATTGCggtaattttgtatataaatccACATTGGAGACGGGCATGGTTCCATGTTATTGAGGTTTTCATCATCTCTAGCTACTACTTTGTTGTGGA